The Chanos chanos chromosome 6, fChaCha1.1, whole genome shotgun sequence genome includes a region encoding these proteins:
- the kcne4 gene encoding potassium voltage-gated channel subfamily E member 4: MERGRNATTSDELALQTLAGVSQSGGSDGNAYLYILIVMSFYGVFLAGIMFGYMRSKRREKRRSNIFTRLLHEEERREWGVGQKKHSFTVPSLSALCSTPVPAPVGVTGRPTGPFCEGRVLAPLACALCSVEQSSVSSLCSSADVRFAIEEESDSGTAEGLEESLKQSPEHSDGSAENLKDYMKN, translated from the coding sequence ATGGAGCGCGGAAGGAACGCCACGACGTCTGATGAGCTCGCGCTGCAGACCTTGGCCGGTGTTTCCCAGTCTGGTGGGAGTGATGGTAACGCGTACCTGTACATCCTCATTGTTATGTCCTTCTATGGCGTCTTTCTCGCAGGCATCATGTTCGGCTACATGCGCTCCAAGAGGCGTGAAAAGAGGCGGTCGAACATCTTCACGCGGCTCTTACACGAGGAAGAGCGCCGCGAGTGGGGCGTAGGGCAGAAGAAACACAGCTTCACCGTTCCCTCTCTTTCGGCGCTCTGCTCCACGCCGGTTCCAGCGCCCGTCGGCGTTACCGGCCGGCCTACCGGCCCGTTCTGCGAGGGCAGGGTCCTGGCGCCTCTAGCGTGCGCGCTATGCTCGGTGGAGCAGAGTAGCGTTAGTTCGCTGTGTTCGTCGGCTGACGTACGTTTCGCCATCGAAGAGGAGTCGGACAGCGGCACGGCTGAAGGGCTCGAGGAGTCCTTGAAACAGAGCCCCGAGCACAGCGACGGATCAGCGGAGAACCTAAAAGActacatgaaaaattaa